The Candidatus Obscuribacterales bacterium genome has a window encoding:
- a CDS encoding Uma2 family endonuclease translates to MVASLPGPLSPDNYLHLEAESPIKHEYIDGYAYAIAGATDAHVTISLNLVAMLRNHLQGSGCRLYISDMKARVEARNCYYYPDVMVTCDPRDAETDTYKRFPKLIVEVLSTSTEAFDRGDKFANYQALESLEEYVLINTRHQRVESFRRGADGLWLLQHYTPTTKQFEIKSLQFRETLTALYEDVVLEASEEREPSDDPRERG, encoded by the coding sequence ATGGTTGCCTCCTTGCCAGGGCCCCTGTCTCCCGACAACTATCTGCACCTAGAAGCAGAAAGCCCCATCAAGCATGAATACATCGACGGCTATGCCTATGCCATAGCCGGAGCCACCGACGCCCATGTGACCATTTCTCTAAACCTAGTCGCCATGCTGCGTAACCACCTGCAGGGGAGTGGCTGTCGCCTGTATATTTCGGACATGAAAGCACGGGTGGAGGCACGAAATTGTTATTACTATCCCGATGTGATGGTCACCTGTGATCCACGGGATGCTGAAACGGATACCTATAAGCGCTTTCCCAAACTGATTGTAGAAGTGCTGTCCACATCGACCGAAGCCTTTGATAGGGGAGATAAGTTTGCCAACTACCAAGCGCTAGAGTCCTTAGAAGAATATGTGTTGATCAATACGCGCCATCAGCGGGTGGAAAGTTTTCGGCGCGGTGCGGATGGACTGTGGCTGTTGCAGCACTACACCCCAACGACTAAACAGTTTGAGATCAAGAGTCTTCAGTTTCGTGAAACGCTGACAGCGCTCTACGAAGATGTGGTGCTAGAAGCATCGGAGGAGAGAGAACCTTCAGACGACCCACGGGAGCGAGGCTGA